The proteins below are encoded in one region of Ursus arctos isolate Adak ecotype North America unplaced genomic scaffold, UrsArc2.0 scaffold_24, whole genome shotgun sequence:
- the WNT3 gene encoding proto-oncogene Wnt-3, with amino-acid sequence MAGWRLELGASTSSSPPETQVFDPLACSAHHPPVLFVPRLPGAVAPLAFQPPQRLPREPPSCAFVITIGWDLLASAFLDVSAPVVRFLAWWSLALGQQYTSLGSQPLLCGSIPGLVPKQLRFCRNYIEIMPSVAEGVKLGIQECQHQFRGRRWNCTTIDDSLAIFGPVLDKATRESAFVHAIASAGVAFAVTRSCAEGTSTICGCDSHHKGPPGEGWKWGGCSEDADFGVLVSREFADARENRPDARSAMNKHNNEAGRTTILDHMHLKCKCHGLSGSCEVKTCWWAQPDFRAIGDFLKDKYDSASEMVVEKHRESRGWVETLRAKYALFKPPTERDLVYYENSPNFCEPNPETGSFGTRDRTCNVTSHGIDGCDLLCCGRGHNTRTEKRKEKCHCIFHWCCYVSCQECIRIYDVHTCK; translated from the exons ATGGCGGGATGGCGGCTGGAGCTCGGGGCCagcacctcctcctcccctcccgaGACTCAAGTCTTCGACCCCTTGGCTTGCAGTGCCCACCACCCACCCGTTCTCTTCGTCCCACGTTTGCCCGGAGCTGTGGCCCctctggcttttcag CCACCCCAGCGCCTCCCGAGGGAGCCCCCCAGCTGTGCTTTCGTGATCACCATTGGCTGGGACCTTCTTGCCTCTGCCTTCTTGGATGTCTCGGCCCCCGTGGTGCGCTTTCTGGCGTGGTG GTCCCTGGCCCTGGGCCAGCAGTACACATCCCTGGGCTCACAGCCCCTGCTctgcggctccatcccaggcctggTCCCTAAGCAACTGCGCTTCTGCCGGAATTACATCGAAATCATGCCCAGCGTGGCCGAGGGCGTGAAGCTGGGCATCCAGGAGTGCCAGCACCAGTTCCGGGGCCGCCGCTGGAACTGCACCACCATAGACGACAGCCTGGCCATCTTTGGGCCCGTCCTGGACAAAG CCACCCGCGAGTCGGCCTTCGTGCACGCCATCGCCTCTGCCGGCGTGGCCTTCGCCGTCACGCGCTCCTGTGCCGAGGGCACCTCCACCATCTGCGGCTGCGACTCGCACCACAAGGGGCCTCCTGGCGAGGGCTGGAAGTGGGGCGGCTGCAGCGAGGATGCCGACTTCGGGGTGCTCGTGTCCCGGGAGTTCGCGGACGCGCGCGAGAACAGGCCGGACGCGCGCTCGGCCATGAACAAGCACAACAACGAGGCGGGCCGCACG ACCATCCTGGACCACATGCACCTCAAATGCAAGTGCCACGGGCTGTCCGGCAGCTGCGAGGTCAAGACGTGCTGGTGGGCCCAGCCCGACTTCCGCGCTATCGGCGACTTCCTCAAGGACAAGTACGACAGTGCCTCGGAGATGGTGGTGGAGAAGCACCGCGAGTCCCGCGGCTGGGTGGAGACCCTCCGCGCCAAGTACGCGTTGTTCAAGCCGCCCACCGAGAGGGACCTGGTCTACTACGAGAACTCCCCCAACTTCTGCGAGCCCAACCCCGAGACGGGTTCCTTTGGCACCAGGGACCGGACTTGCAATGTCACCTCCCACGGCATCGATGGCTGTGACCTGCTGTGCTGTGGCCGCGGCCACAACACGAGGACGGAGAAGCGGAAGGAGAAATGCCACTGCATCTTCCACTGGTGCTGCTATGTGAGCTGCCAGGAGTGCATCCGCATCTACGATGTGCACACCTGCAAGTAG